The proteins below are encoded in one region of Fibrella aestuarina BUZ 2:
- the tssD gene encoding type VI secretion system tube protein TssD — translation MASFTAFLEVGGKQYPLQRYELGMRQDIDHLGRPASPVLGVAITCTLHSPVSSDSFLYQWMLSPTMQQDGKIRLLQAGAKATEKTISFFNAYCIDMNLNFFPGLSGGIGSSWLQLQISPQRVAVGAIVHDNNWPLDSHGAGETFSLAAYQANSVTAKAPKPPKPAICAQVADATDMRKSKKERYNARLAVINEARTHMAQQLPGSNAMIAPADATRVAKNLPAVAEQASLEKLTNRLELNNRAIERARLVDDIYVWGKEDLYKSQLTDPDPQKAAAAAKNLADIQKKLKMPGVHPPEGWVIKEPFYKDPATGFAYAVYQSTFEKPARPVLVFRGTDNADNAVADWKTNALQGMGMETRQYSQSIDKALELKDKYGSRMEIAGHSKAGGQAAAASIVTGLKGFTFNAAGVHEKTVQRYEKSRDDAKKLIAGKPLVNAFNFPYDILSNVQDVPQLKKAATISGALPLVGFGGGGYGGAMAGGRAGAAVGPYVNPLMPTFLNKLTGQVGGGVAGSVVGGTLAALLAPIVGAKVYFNNEMPPAAGARTTLPAQDINGNKIDSPGLRSTLDRVEYHGMPYLIDSMEKQKKDDLKGIAKQLGC, via the coding sequence ATGGCTTCATTCACGGCATTTCTGGAGGTAGGCGGGAAGCAGTACCCGTTGCAACGGTACGAACTGGGTATGCGGCAGGATATCGACCATCTGGGTCGGCCCGCCTCGCCGGTATTGGGGGTAGCGATCACCTGTACCCTCCATTCGCCCGTTTCGTCCGATTCCTTTTTGTATCAGTGGATGCTGTCGCCTACCATGCAGCAGGACGGCAAGATCAGGCTATTGCAGGCGGGGGCGAAGGCTACGGAAAAGACCATCAGTTTCTTCAATGCGTACTGCATCGATATGAACCTGAATTTCTTTCCGGGCTTGTCAGGCGGAATAGGCAGTAGTTGGTTGCAACTCCAAATCAGCCCGCAGCGGGTGGCTGTGGGGGCCATCGTTCACGACAACAACTGGCCGCTGGATAGCCACGGCGCGGGCGAGACGTTCAGTCTGGCTGCTTATCAGGCCAATAGCGTAACGGCCAAAGCTCCGAAGCCACCCAAACCGGCGATCTGCGCCCAGGTAGCCGACGCCACCGACATGCGCAAGTCGAAAAAAGAGCGCTACAACGCCCGTTTGGCCGTGATCAATGAAGCAAGGACGCATATGGCACAACAACTGCCGGGTTCGAACGCCATGATTGCTCCGGCGGATGCGACGCGAGTGGCCAAGAACTTACCCGCCGTTGCTGAACAGGCTAGTTTGGAAAAGCTAACAAACCGGCTTGAGTTGAATAACCGGGCTATTGAACGGGCTCGACTCGTCGATGATATTTATGTGTGGGGGAAAGAAGATTTGTATAAGTCGCAACTAACAGACCCTGATCCTCAAAAAGCGGCCGCCGCAGCTAAGAACCTGGCTGACATCCAGAAAAAGCTGAAAATGCCGGGTGTACATCCGCCTGAAGGTTGGGTAATTAAAGAGCCTTTTTACAAAGACCCTGCTACCGGATTTGCTTATGCGGTTTATCAATCTACGTTTGAAAAGCCAGCCAGGCCGGTGCTTGTTTTTCGAGGAACGGATAATGCCGATAACGCTGTGGCTGACTGGAAAACGAACGCTCTACAGGGTATGGGCATGGAGACCCGGCAGTACTCACAGTCGATTGATAAAGCCTTGGAGTTAAAAGATAAATATGGTAGCCGGATGGAAATAGCAGGCCATTCTAAGGCCGGAGGACAGGCTGCTGCCGCCAGCATCGTAACCGGTTTAAAAGGGTTTACATTTAATGCGGCTGGCGTTCATGAAAAGACGGTGCAGCGTTACGAAAAAAGCCGTGATGATGCGAAAAAACTGATTGCTGGTAAACCCTTGGTTAATGCATTCAACTTTCCGTACGATATTCTTAGCAATGTACAGGACGTTCCTCAACTGAAAAAAGCGGCCACCATATCAGGTGCTTTGCCGTTGGTTGGCTTTGGTGGGGGCGGATATGGCGGTGCTATGGCAGGCGGCAGAGCCGGAGCGGCGGTTGGTCCTTATGTAAACCCATTGATGCCTACTTTTTTGAATAAACTTACGGGGCAAGTTGGCGGAGGTGTTGCAGGATCTGTTGTTGGTGGAACATTAGCCGCCTTATTGGCTCCAATTGTAGGAGCGAAAGTGTATTTCAACAACGAGATGCCGCCTGCAGCGGGTGCACGTACGACATTGCCGGCTCAGGATATCAATGGTAACAAGATTGATAGTCCCGGTCTACGAAGTACATTAGATCGGGTTGAATACCACGGTATGCCTTATTTAATCGACTCGATGGAGAAGCAGAAGAAAGATGATTTGAAAGGAATCGCAAAACAGTTGGGATGCTAA
- a CDS encoding ankyrin repeat domain-containing protein: MDQREDQFFEPAYQPLARAVAQGDLTAIRQQLAAGLDVNHVGKQDMTLLMWAIVTKNKRSLTYLLEQGANPNYKDGQGTQPVGLAAGLDDIDYLRILLDHQGDPNSEDRGEKALITAILSLFKPHIYLLLDKGADINVTKKDNQVSAVTLLANLNQFEDVANFLNRNADYQKASSVGRTLPYAVQDATPNKGTAGYEWQKKVKQMLQERGVHFPVESPLYSKPAWQPIRQRWYESPQGQVYRARLEELGRDPEGFGEKWRALHQQEEDAFEQWMAANNIEQPD; encoded by the coding sequence ATGGATCAACGCGAAGACCAATTCTTTGAGCCCGCCTATCAACCCCTGGCCCGAGCCGTTGCCCAAGGGGATTTGACCGCCATTCGCCAGCAGCTCGCCGCAGGACTAGACGTCAATCACGTGGGCAAACAGGACATGACGTTGCTGATGTGGGCCATCGTCACCAAAAACAAGCGCAGCCTGACGTACCTGCTCGAGCAGGGAGCCAACCCCAACTACAAAGACGGGCAGGGTACCCAGCCGGTGGGCTTAGCCGCAGGGTTGGACGATATCGACTATTTGCGGATTCTGCTGGATCACCAAGGCGACCCCAACAGCGAAGACCGGGGCGAGAAAGCGCTGATCACGGCGATTCTGAGTTTGTTCAAGCCCCATATCTACCTCTTGCTCGACAAGGGCGCCGATATCAACGTAACCAAGAAAGACAATCAGGTAAGCGCAGTGACCCTGTTGGCTAACTTGAACCAGTTTGAGGATGTAGCTAACTTTCTCAATCGTAATGCAGACTATCAAAAGGCCTCGTCGGTGGGGCGCACACTGCCCTATGCAGTGCAAGACGCCACCCCCAACAAGGGCACAGCGGGCTACGAGTGGCAGAAGAAGGTGAAGCAGATGCTCCAGGAACGGGGCGTTCACTTTCCGGTGGAGTCGCCGTTGTATAGCAAGCCCGCCTGGCAGCCCATCCGTCAGCGGTGGTATGAGTCGCCACAGGGGCAGGTCTATCGGGCAAGGCTGGAGGAACTGGGTCGGGATCCTGAGGGCTTCGGCGAGAAGTGGCGGGCGCTTCATCAGCAGGAAGAAGACGCCTTTGAGCAGTGGATGGCTGCCAACAACATTGAGCAGCCCGACTAG
- a CDS encoding ABC transporter permease, whose product MNLPLFLANRVRNAPLGSFSATVTRVGIASVAIGLAVLIIAFGILFGFKRTIQQKIFAFGAHLQVIKFSNNVSYDAPPISLNAPAVARVRALPGVSHLQGVTQKAGILQAEDDLSGVVMKGVGPDYDWRLFRESLVAGTLPNFDSASTNGYSTQLLISRTIANQLNLTVGQSAILYFTGQTRPGEAPASPTGLRPRKMTITGIYETGLEEGDKTFVIGDRRLVQRLNNWGADSVGSFEIFVRDFTQLNATASAVLNQIPPEMRLIRVTDQYGTLFDWMVLLDRNTAVFLVLILFVACFNMGSVLLVLMMERTPMIGLMKALGSPNDLMRRLFVVVGLSIVAWGLLIGNTLGIGLCWLQDRYQLIPLDPKNYYMTYVPIAWDWPVIGLVNAAVVGLIALAMWVPTLIINRIDPVKALVFKK is encoded by the coding sequence GTGAATCTTCCCCTCTTTTTAGCGAATCGGGTACGGAATGCGCCGCTGGGCAGTTTCTCGGCGACGGTCACGCGGGTGGGTATTGCCAGCGTTGCCATTGGTCTCGCCGTGCTGATCATCGCCTTCGGTATCCTGTTCGGCTTTAAGCGCACCATTCAGCAAAAGATTTTTGCCTTTGGCGCGCACCTGCAAGTCATTAAGTTTTCCAATAACGTCTCCTACGACGCCCCACCCATTTCCCTTAACGCACCCGCCGTGGCCCGCGTACGGGCGCTGCCGGGCGTGAGTCATCTTCAGGGTGTCACCCAGAAAGCGGGCATTCTGCAAGCCGAGGACGACCTCTCGGGGGTGGTCATGAAAGGCGTCGGACCTGATTACGATTGGCGGCTTTTCCGCGAATCACTGGTAGCGGGTACGTTGCCCAACTTCGATTCGGCCAGTACCAACGGCTATTCGACCCAGCTGCTCATCAGCCGCACCATTGCTAACCAGCTCAACTTGACGGTCGGGCAATCGGCGATCCTTTATTTTACGGGCCAAACCCGCCCGGGCGAGGCACCCGCCAGCCCGACCGGCCTTCGTCCCCGCAAAATGACCATCACCGGCATTTACGAAACGGGTTTGGAAGAGGGCGACAAGACGTTTGTCATCGGCGACCGGCGACTGGTGCAGCGGCTCAACAACTGGGGTGCCGACTCGGTCGGCAGCTTCGAGATTTTCGTCCGCGATTTCACCCAGCTCAACGCGACCGCCTCCGCCGTGCTGAACCAGATTCCGCCCGAGATGCGGCTGATCCGGGTGACCGACCAATACGGCACGCTCTTCGACTGGATGGTGCTACTCGACCGCAACACGGCCGTTTTTCTGGTCCTGATTCTGTTCGTAGCCTGTTTCAATATGGGCTCGGTACTGCTGGTCCTGATGATGGAACGTACCCCGATGATCGGCCTGATGAAAGCGCTGGGTAGCCCCAACGACCTGATGCGGCGGCTCTTTGTGGTGGTGGGTCTGAGCATCGTGGCCTGGGGGCTACTGATCGGCAACACGCTGGGGATTGGCCTGTGCTGGCTACAGGATCGGTACCAGTTGATCCCGCTCGATCCTAAAAACTACTACATGACCTACGTACCCATCGCCTGGGACTGGCCCGTAATTGGGTTGGTCAATGCGGCCGTGGTGGGGCTTATCGCGCTGGCGATGTGGGTGCCAACGCTCATCATCAACCGGATCGACCCAGTTAAGGCGCTGGTGTTCAAGAAATAG
- a CDS encoding biotin--[acetyl-CoA-carboxylase] ligase gives MHKICPKTLFVGQKIVYLPSCHSTNDEASDLLLTTDVSEGTFVVTDRQTRGRGQRGNQWEAQPGHSFTGSLILSPTFLAATEQFWLNMAVSLAINDTLSPLLPNGGLTIKWPNDVYVYDRKLGGVLIENTLQGYNVAQSIIGIGLNVNQTDFGLPTATSLLLETPIDEGYQLPALLTTLCEQLEKRYLQLRAGQRSVLRETYLNHLYRYQQPHRYNAEGQPFTGTIVDLDPLGRLGIWVAGEVRYFGFKEVAFE, from the coding sequence TTGCACAAAATCTGTCCCAAAACGCTATTCGTTGGTCAAAAAATAGTTTACCTGCCAAGCTGTCACTCTACCAACGACGAAGCGTCCGATTTACTACTTACGACTGACGTATCGGAGGGTACGTTCGTCGTCACGGACCGGCAAACCCGCGGCCGCGGCCAGCGGGGCAACCAGTGGGAGGCCCAGCCGGGCCATAGTTTCACGGGTTCGCTCATTTTGTCGCCGACTTTTCTGGCCGCTACGGAACAGTTCTGGCTCAATATGGCTGTCTCGCTGGCGATCAACGATACGCTCTCGCCGCTGCTGCCCAACGGGGGGCTGACCATCAAATGGCCCAACGACGTGTATGTCTACGACCGGAAGCTCGGGGGCGTGCTCATCGAGAACACCCTACAGGGCTATAACGTCGCCCAGTCGATCATTGGCATAGGGCTGAACGTAAACCAAACCGATTTTGGCCTGCCGACGGCGACATCCCTACTGTTGGAAACACCCATTGACGAAGGGTACCAGCTCCCGGCCCTGCTGACGACGCTCTGCGAACAGCTGGAAAAACGCTACCTGCAACTACGGGCCGGGCAGCGGTCAGTCTTGCGGGAAACGTACCTGAACCACCTCTACCGTTACCAGCAGCCCCACCGCTACAACGCCGAGGGTCAGCCCTTCACCGGCACCATCGTCGACCTCGACCCGCTAGGCCGCCTTGGTATCTGGGTTGCTGGCGAGGTACGTTATTTCGGCTTCAAAGAAGTAGCGTTTGAGTAG
- a CDS encoding DUF4136 domain-containing protein, translated as MKNALILLACLVGISACAPRVAVDKAQNVDFSKYRTFAWMDSDVKGTKNPVYYNQLASDQVEQTVVSELAKKGLKETSRRPDLLIGYHFFVEEKTRTVANNTGGGPYGFYGPYAGWGRWGYAGWGPGWWGWNSFGPQYTQEKYEAGTVVVDMVDNRTKRLVWRGAVQNAVGDPTRISQNLAKQVERIVEQFPQVRG; from the coding sequence ATGAAAAATGCACTCATCCTGCTCGCCTGTTTGGTGGGTATCTCAGCCTGTGCCCCCCGCGTGGCGGTCGACAAGGCACAAAACGTCGATTTCTCGAAATACCGCACTTTCGCCTGGATGGATTCCGACGTGAAAGGCACCAAAAATCCGGTTTACTACAATCAGCTGGCGTCCGATCAGGTCGAGCAAACGGTGGTTTCTGAACTAGCCAAGAAAGGCTTGAAGGAGACCAGCCGCCGCCCCGATCTGTTGATCGGCTATCACTTTTTTGTTGAAGAAAAGACCCGCACTGTAGCCAACAACACGGGTGGTGGTCCCTATGGTTTTTATGGTCCCTATGCGGGTTGGGGCCGCTGGGGCTACGCTGGCTGGGGTCCCGGCTGGTGGGGCTGGAACAGTTTTGGCCCGCAGTACACGCAGGAGAAATATGAAGCCGGTACGGTCGTAGTCGATATGGTCGACAACCGAACCAAACGCCTCGTCTGGCGAGGTGCCGTGCAGAATGCCGTGGGCGATCCAACCCGTATCAGCCAGAATCTGGCCAAGCAGGTTGAACGCATCGTCGAGCAATTCCCGCAGGTGAGGGGATAA
- the sppA gene encoding signal peptide peptidase SppA → MRQFLKYLLATLLGLVIFTLLGILIFAGIIGAASSKGDVTVADNSVLKIKLDEPIRERSRTNPFASFSGGDDANVMGLVEIKEALKKAKDDDNIKGVYIAAENPQAGWATLEEVRNALIDFKTSKKFVYSYAEVMTEKAYYIASVADKIYLNPAGDMEWNGISAELTFFKGSLDKLGLKPEVFRVGEFKSAIEPFIRENMSEPNRLQVSSFLNSINDHFLTSVAKSRGVSAITLRQLASDLTIQTPADALRAKLVSNVGYYDELEGEIRKQLKLDEKKKIEFVTVGKYKNAASGDESDDDDKVSSKNRIAVIVASGDINTGSGDDQSIGSDKIAGEIRKARLNDNIKAIVLRINSGGGSALASDVMWREVQLTRKVKPIVASFSDYAASGGYFMAMGCNKIVAQPNTITGSIGVFALLFNTESLFKDKLGVTFDRVLTNPHADFPSATRPLTDFDRKVLQTGVDRIYASFTKKVADGRKLPIDSVRAIAGGRVWTGTQGKAIGLVDQLGGLDDAIKLAATEAKLKDDDYRLRYMPALESPVEQFMKYFGDSDDDTRLKAVLGTFAPAVQQVRKLQSLKGIQARLPMEMDIR, encoded by the coding sequence ATGCGACAGTTTCTGAAGTATTTGCTGGCTACCCTGTTGGGGCTGGTCATTTTCACCCTACTGGGTATTCTCATTTTTGCCGGCATCATTGGCGCGGCTTCTTCTAAAGGAGACGTGACGGTGGCCGATAACTCCGTACTCAAAATCAAGCTCGACGAACCCATCCGCGAGCGAAGCCGTACCAACCCATTTGCGTCGTTCAGTGGGGGCGATGATGCCAACGTGATGGGGCTGGTTGAAATTAAGGAAGCCCTGAAAAAGGCTAAGGACGACGATAACATCAAAGGCGTTTACATCGCCGCTGAAAACCCGCAGGCGGGCTGGGCCACGCTGGAAGAAGTGCGTAACGCGCTGATCGATTTCAAAACCTCGAAAAAGTTTGTCTACAGCTACGCCGAAGTAATGACCGAAAAAGCCTATTACATCGCCTCGGTAGCCGATAAAATCTACCTTAATCCGGCGGGCGACATGGAATGGAACGGCATATCGGCTGAGCTCACGTTCTTCAAAGGATCGCTCGACAAGCTGGGGCTGAAACCCGAAGTGTTCCGGGTAGGGGAGTTCAAAAGTGCTATCGAGCCGTTCATTCGCGAAAACATGAGCGAGCCGAATCGCCTCCAGGTGTCGTCGTTCCTGAACTCGATCAACGATCATTTCCTGACGAGTGTGGCCAAAAGCCGGGGCGTATCAGCGATTACGCTGCGCCAACTGGCCAGCGACCTGACCATTCAGACGCCCGCCGATGCCCTCCGGGCCAAGCTGGTTTCCAACGTGGGCTATTACGACGAACTGGAAGGTGAAATCCGGAAACAACTGAAACTCGATGAAAAGAAAAAAATCGAGTTCGTTACGGTAGGCAAGTATAAGAATGCCGCCTCGGGTGATGAGAGTGACGATGACGACAAGGTATCGAGCAAGAACCGAATCGCCGTGATTGTGGCCTCAGGCGACATCAATACGGGTTCGGGCGATGATCAGAGCATCGGCTCCGACAAGATTGCTGGGGAGATCAGAAAGGCCCGGTTGAACGATAATATCAAGGCTATTGTGTTGCGCATCAACTCGGGGGGCGGCAGCGCGCTGGCGTCGGACGTGATGTGGCGCGAAGTGCAGCTGACCCGGAAAGTGAAGCCCATTGTGGCCTCGTTCTCTGATTACGCCGCCTCGGGCGGGTACTTCATGGCAATGGGCTGCAACAAGATCGTGGCCCAGCCCAACACCATCACGGGGTCGATTGGCGTGTTTGCGCTGCTCTTCAATACCGAAAGTCTGTTTAAAGACAAGTTGGGTGTCACCTTCGACCGGGTGCTGACCAACCCCCACGCCGACTTCCCGAGCGCCACCCGTCCTCTCACTGATTTCGACCGGAAGGTGTTGCAAACGGGTGTCGACCGGATTTATGCCAGCTTCACCAAGAAGGTGGCCGACGGCCGTAAGCTGCCCATCGACAGCGTGCGGGCGATTGCCGGTGGTCGGGTTTGGACGGGCACGCAGGGCAAAGCCATTGGCCTGGTCGATCAGCTCGGTGGGCTCGACGACGCCATCAAACTGGCGGCTACCGAAGCCAAACTCAAAGACGACGACTACCGCCTGCGCTACATGCCCGCCCTGGAAAGCCCCGTTGAGCAGTTTATGAAATACTTCGGCGATTCGGACGACGATACCCGCCTGAAAGCGGTGTTGGGTACGTTTGCCCCGGCCGTTCAGCAGGTACGTAAGCTACAGTCGCTCAAGGGTATTCAGGCGCGCCTGCCCATGGAAATGGATATTCGGTAG